The following coding sequences lie in one Saccharopolyspora hordei genomic window:
- a CDS encoding substrate-binding domain-containing protein — MPDDEVGTTPRWRVALGRAGGPLGGLVVLVVLLALLSPDFLTANNLLNVGVQASVVAVLAFGMTFVIVSGGIDLSVGSVAGLAGIVTGWAMTSVGLPLWLAVPAGLASGALAGLVSGVLITAGRVPPFIATLAMLSVARGLALVVSDGRPVGVEGWLTEVGSGELFGVLPYPVLVMLAIGLVTAFVLRRTYVGRAMYAIGGNAEAARLSGIKVTRQQLVIYALSGLFAAVAGILLAARLASAQPEAGTGYELDAIAAVVIGGASLAGGVGSALGTFVGALVLAVLRNGLNLLDVSAFWQQVVIGAVIAAAVLFDTVRQRRRSGRRGPGLLRTPAVRRATAAVTALLVVAAGWAVYQRQQAADDGRLRIALSVSTLNNPFFVDLREGAQQEADRLGVELRVTDAGEDASQQANAVQNAIAQDVDAIVLNPVDSDAVVPSVKAANAAEIPVIGVDRAPSGGTVVTTVASDNVAGGRLAAQQLAQLVGSGPVAVLEGQPGTSAARERGQGFTEEIRNHPGIQVVASQPADFDRTKALDVMQNIVQAHPEVRGVFAANDEMALGAIKALGARAGTDVKVVGFDGTPEGLAAVQAGTESADVAQQPKLLGKAAVEQAVRAARAHDLGPGAPTNIPVQVVTKETVEAFLRDQ; from the coding sequence ATGCCTGACGACGAGGTCGGCACCACCCCGCGCTGGCGGGTCGCGCTCGGCCGCGCGGGCGGTCCGCTCGGCGGACTGGTCGTGCTGGTGGTCCTGCTGGCGCTGTTGTCACCGGACTTCCTGACCGCGAACAACCTGCTCAACGTGGGTGTGCAGGCGTCCGTGGTGGCGGTGCTGGCGTTCGGCATGACGTTCGTGATCGTCAGCGGCGGCATCGACCTGTCGGTGGGCAGCGTCGCCGGGCTCGCCGGCATCGTGACCGGCTGGGCGATGACCTCGGTGGGCCTGCCGCTGTGGCTGGCGGTCCCGGCCGGCCTGGCCTCCGGTGCGCTCGCCGGGCTGGTCAGCGGTGTGCTCATCACCGCCGGGCGGGTCCCGCCGTTCATCGCCACGCTCGCGATGCTCAGCGTGGCGCGCGGTCTGGCGCTGGTCGTCTCCGACGGCCGGCCGGTCGGCGTGGAGGGCTGGCTCACCGAGGTCGGCAGCGGCGAGCTGTTCGGGGTGCTCCCCTACCCGGTGCTGGTGATGCTGGCGATCGGGCTGGTCACGGCGTTCGTGCTGCGGCGGACCTACGTCGGGCGCGCGATGTACGCGATCGGCGGCAACGCCGAGGCCGCGCGGCTGTCCGGCATCAAGGTCACCCGCCAGCAACTGGTCATCTACGCGCTGTCCGGGCTCTTCGCGGCCGTGGCGGGCATCCTGCTCGCGGCGCGGCTGGCATCGGCGCAGCCGGAGGCGGGCACCGGCTACGAGCTGGACGCCATCGCCGCCGTGGTGATCGGCGGGGCCAGCCTCGCCGGGGGCGTCGGGTCGGCGCTGGGCACCTTCGTCGGCGCGCTCGTCCTCGCGGTGCTGCGCAACGGGCTGAACCTGCTGGACGTGTCGGCGTTCTGGCAGCAGGTGGTCATCGGTGCGGTGATCGCCGCGGCGGTGCTGTTCGACACCGTGCGCCAGCGCCGGCGCAGCGGGCGGCGCGGGCCGGGGCTGCTGCGCACCCCCGCGGTGCGGCGGGCCACGGCGGCGGTGACCGCGCTGCTCGTGGTGGCCGCCGGTTGGGCGGTCTACCAGCGGCAGCAGGCCGCCGACGACGGCAGGCTGCGGATCGCGCTGTCGGTGTCCACACTGAACAACCCGTTCTTCGTCGACCTGCGCGAAGGGGCGCAGCAGGAGGCCGACCGGCTCGGCGTGGAACTGCGGGTCACCGACGCCGGCGAAGACGCCTCGCAGCAGGCGAACGCGGTGCAGAACGCCATCGCGCAGGACGTGGACGCGATCGTGCTCAACCCGGTGGACTCCGACGCGGTGGTGCCCTCGGTGAAGGCGGCGAACGCGGCGGAGATCCCGGTGATCGGCGTGGACCGCGCGCCCAGCGGCGGCACCGTGGTCACCACAGTGGCCTCCGACAACGTCGCCGGCGGTCGGCTGGCGGCGCAGCAGCTGGCGCAGCTGGTGGGGTCCGGGCCGGTCGCGGTGCTGGAGGGCCAGCCGGGCACCTCGGCGGCGCGGGAGCGCGGTCAGGGCTTCACCGAGGAGATCCGCAACCACCCGGGCATCCAGGTGGTGGCCTCGCAGCCGGCCGACTTCGACCGCACCAAGGCCCTGGACGTCATGCAGAACATCGTGCAGGCGCACCCGGAGGTCCGCGGCGTCTTCGCGGCCAACGACGAGATGGCGCTGGGCGCGATCAAGGCCCTGGGCGCCCGCGCCGGCACCGACGTCAAGGTCGTCGGGTTCGACGGCACCCCGGAAGGCCTGGCCGCGGTGCAGGCGGGCACCGAGAGCGCCGACGTGGCCCAGCAGCCGAAGCTGCTCGGCAAGGCCGCGGTGGAGCAGGCGGTCCGCGCGGCCCGCGCCCACGACCTCGGGCCTGGTGCACCGACGAACATCCCGGTCCAGGTCGTCACGAAGGAGACCGTGGAGGCCTTCCTCCGCGACCAGTGA
- a CDS encoding alpha-ketoacid dehydrogenase subunit beta produces MAVITYRQALHDTLREEMLRDEDVFLIGEEIGVFEGSYKITAGLLKEFGEKRVRDTPIAEEGFVGAAVGAAMLGLRPVVELMTINFSLIALDQIVNHAAKIYGMFGGQTSVPMVLRTPGGGGQQLGATHSQNIELYYAFVPGLKVVAPSTPADAKALLLASIRDDDPVLFLENLSLYNTKGEVPDVVEPAEIGKAKVTREGTDITVIGYSRMAMVAQQVAEELHAEEGINAEVVDLRSLRPLDRQTIVDSVRKTGCAVVAEDDWLTYGIGAEIAASISDGAFDYLDAPVRRVAAAEVPLPYAKPLERAALPSAESLTTAIHQTLDAVGRRR; encoded by the coding sequence TTGGCCGTCATCACGTACCGCCAAGCGTTGCACGACACGCTTCGCGAGGAAATGCTGCGCGATGAGGACGTCTTCCTCATCGGCGAGGAGATCGGGGTCTTCGAGGGCTCCTACAAGATCACCGCAGGTCTGCTGAAGGAGTTCGGCGAGAAGCGGGTGCGCGACACCCCGATCGCCGAGGAGGGCTTCGTCGGTGCCGCGGTCGGTGCGGCCATGCTGGGGCTGCGCCCGGTGGTCGAGCTGATGACGATCAACTTCTCGCTGATCGCGCTGGACCAGATCGTCAACCACGCGGCCAAGATCTACGGCATGTTCGGCGGCCAGACCAGCGTCCCGATGGTGCTGCGCACGCCGGGTGGTGGTGGCCAGCAGCTGGGCGCCACCCACTCGCAGAACATCGAGCTGTACTACGCCTTCGTGCCCGGCCTGAAGGTCGTCGCGCCGAGCACGCCCGCCGACGCCAAGGCGCTGCTGCTGGCCTCGATCCGGGACGACGACCCGGTGCTGTTCCTGGAGAACCTCTCGCTGTACAACACCAAGGGCGAGGTCCCGGACGTCGTCGAGCCGGCCGAGATCGGCAAGGCGAAGGTGACCCGCGAGGGCACCGACATCACCGTCATCGGCTACTCCCGGATGGCGATGGTGGCCCAGCAGGTCGCCGAGGAGCTGCACGCCGAGGAGGGCATCAACGCCGAGGTCGTGGACCTGCGCAGCCTGCGTCCGCTGGACCGGCAGACCATCGTGGACTCCGTGCGCAAGACCGGGTGCGCCGTCGTCGCGGAGGACGACTGGCTGACCTACGGCATCGGCGCGGAGATCGCCGCGTCCATCTCGGACGGTGCGTTCGACTACCTGGACGCCCCGGTCCGCCGCGTGGCGGCCGCGGAGGTGCCGCTGCCGTACGCCAAGCCGTTGGAGCGCGCCGCGCTCCCGTCCGCCGAGTCCCTGACGACCGCGATCCACCAGACCCTGGACGCGGTCGGTCGCCGCCGCTGA
- a CDS encoding iron-siderophore ABC transporter substrate-binding protein, with translation MTPHPAAARTRFGRRSFLVGATGMLAAAGLAACGTSDAPGEAGDAQAGPGFPTSIPNRYGTAEIPSAPQRVVSLGITDHDVLLPLGVVPVGLTAWGPWESGVGPWVEPMLRGEKPKVLGSEVDPESVIALAPDVMVALQSALTEEQYERLSAFNPVVAQPPGTIDYGVDWRLQAETIGQALGKQDEVARLVAETQARIDQTRQANPLFQGKTHVTVRTDSAGTYAAYTKQDARTALLEQLGLTLSPAIEGLDSGGKFNVKVSKEQVSLLDADVVIVTTAKPTDVDAVRNDPLLNNLPAAKRGSLVLLDDYDLTMALGSATVSSIPYALDRLTPKLVEALS, from the coding sequence ATGACTCCTCACCCAGCAGCCGCTCGCACCAGGTTCGGCCGGCGGAGCTTCCTGGTCGGCGCGACCGGGATGCTCGCCGCCGCGGGTCTGGCGGCCTGCGGCACCAGCGACGCACCCGGCGAGGCGGGCGACGCCCAGGCCGGGCCGGGCTTCCCGACGAGCATCCCGAACCGGTACGGCACCGCGGAGATCCCGTCCGCCCCGCAGCGCGTCGTCTCCCTCGGCATCACCGACCACGACGTGCTGCTGCCGCTGGGCGTCGTCCCGGTCGGGCTGACCGCGTGGGGGCCGTGGGAGAGCGGCGTCGGCCCGTGGGTGGAGCCGATGCTGCGCGGGGAGAAGCCGAAGGTCCTGGGCAGCGAGGTCGACCCGGAGAGCGTCATCGCGCTGGCCCCCGACGTCATGGTCGCGCTGCAGAGCGCGCTGACCGAGGAGCAGTACGAGCGGCTGTCCGCCTTCAACCCGGTGGTGGCGCAGCCGCCGGGCACCATCGACTACGGCGTGGACTGGCGGCTGCAGGCCGAGACGATCGGCCAGGCGCTGGGCAAGCAGGACGAGGTCGCCCGGCTCGTCGCCGAGACCCAGGCGCGCATCGACCAGACCCGCCAGGCGAACCCGCTGTTCCAGGGCAAGACCCACGTCACCGTCCGCACCGACTCGGCGGGCACCTACGCCGCCTACACCAAGCAGGACGCGCGGACCGCACTGCTGGAGCAGCTGGGCCTGACGCTGTCGCCGGCCATCGAGGGCCTGGACAGCGGCGGCAAGTTCAACGTCAAGGTCAGCAAGGAGCAGGTCTCGCTGCTGGACGCCGACGTCGTCATCGTCACCACGGCCAAGCCCACCGACGTGGACGCGGTGCGCAACGACCCGCTGCTGAACAACCTCCCGGCCGCCAAGCGGGGTTCGTTGGTCCTGCTCGACGACTACGACCTCACCATGGCGCTCGGCTCGGCCACGGTCTCCAGCATCCCGTACGCGCTGGACCGCCTCACGCCGAAGCTCGTCGAAGCGCTCAGCTGA
- a CDS encoding sugar ABC transporter ATP-binding protein produces the protein MADDGHLELIGVSKTYPGVRALDAVDFDVRPGEVHVLLGENGAGKSTLIKMIAGAHRPDTGEVRVDGRPVRFHGPEDAERLGIATIHQEMALVPQLTVAENVFLGRPPRRFGIVDRRAMRRQAAELIERTGLDLDPDAVVGDLGVAHRQLVEIAKALSLDTRFLVMDEPTAVLSRAEVDRLFGIVRDLTARGVGVVFISHLLDEVAEIGDRVSVLRDGAKVAEVPADTDQDELVRLMVGRTVDQQYPPRDAEIGEVQLEVRGLTSHGVLSDISFTARAGEVVGIGGLVGAGRTELVRALFGADRYDRGEVLVGGQRIPPGDIAAARAAGLALVPEDRAGQGLVLGASVAENLGLATLSDRTRAGLVDLAEQRRAAAESVERLRIRTAGLDQPALTLSGGNQQKIVIGKWLLAGPRVLILDEPTRGIDVGARAEIYELINELARAGTTVLVVSSDLPELLGLSDRVLVLADGRLRGELDGAEATQERVLALAVSAEHTGGETDA, from the coding sequence ATGGCCGACGACGGGCACCTGGAGCTGATCGGGGTCTCCAAGACCTACCCCGGTGTGCGCGCCCTGGACGCGGTGGACTTCGACGTGCGCCCCGGCGAGGTGCACGTCCTGCTCGGCGAGAACGGCGCGGGCAAGAGCACGCTGATCAAGATGATCGCCGGTGCGCACCGCCCGGACACCGGCGAGGTCCGGGTGGACGGGCGCCCGGTGCGCTTCCACGGCCCCGAGGACGCCGAGCGCCTGGGCATCGCCACCATCCACCAGGAGATGGCGCTGGTCCCGCAGCTGACCGTGGCCGAGAACGTCTTCCTGGGCAGGCCGCCGCGCCGCTTCGGGATCGTCGACCGCCGCGCGATGCGCCGCCAGGCCGCCGAGCTCATCGAGCGGACGGGCCTGGACCTGGACCCCGACGCCGTGGTCGGCGACCTCGGCGTCGCGCACCGGCAGCTGGTGGAGATCGCCAAGGCGCTCAGCCTGGACACCCGGTTCCTGGTCATGGACGAACCGACCGCGGTGCTCAGCCGCGCCGAGGTGGACCGGCTGTTCGGCATCGTCCGCGACCTCACCGCGCGGGGCGTCGGCGTGGTGTTCATCTCCCACCTGCTCGACGAGGTCGCCGAGATCGGCGACCGGGTCAGCGTGCTGCGCGACGGCGCCAAGGTGGCCGAGGTGCCCGCGGACACCGACCAGGACGAGCTGGTGCGGCTGATGGTCGGCCGCACCGTCGACCAGCAGTACCCGCCCCGCGACGCCGAGATCGGCGAGGTGCAGCTGGAGGTGCGCGGGCTGACCAGCCACGGCGTGCTGTCCGACATCAGCTTCACCGCGCGGGCCGGCGAGGTGGTCGGCATCGGCGGCCTGGTCGGCGCCGGCCGGACCGAGCTGGTGCGCGCGCTGTTCGGCGCCGACCGCTACGACCGGGGCGAAGTGCTGGTCGGCGGGCAGCGGATCCCGCCCGGCGACATCGCCGCGGCCCGCGCCGCCGGGCTCGCGCTGGTTCCCGAGGACCGCGCCGGGCAGGGCCTGGTGCTGGGCGCCTCGGTGGCCGAGAACCTGGGCCTGGCCACGCTGTCCGACCGCACCCGGGCCGGGTTGGTCGACCTGGCCGAGCAGCGGCGCGCCGCGGCGGAGTCGGTGGAGCGGCTGCGGATCCGCACCGCCGGGCTGGACCAGCCCGCGCTGACGCTCTCCGGCGGCAACCAGCAGAAGATCGTCATCGGCAAGTGGCTGCTGGCCGGCCCGCGGGTGCTCATCCTCGACGAGCCGACCCGCGGCATCGACGTCGGCGCCCGCGCCGAGATCTACGAACTCATCAACGAACTCGCTCGCGCGGGCACCACGGTGCTCGTCGTCTCCAGCGACCTGCCCGAACTGCTCGGCCTCAGCGACCGGGTGCTGGTGCTGGCCGACGGGCGGCTGCGCGGCGAACTGGACGGTGCCGAGGCGACCCAGGAGCGCGTGCTGGCGCTCGCCGTCTCGGCGGAGCACACCGGAGGAGAAACCGATGCCTGA
- the pdhA gene encoding pyruvate dehydrogenase (acetyl-transferring) E1 component subunit alpha — protein MAQTATRSKPSTRSTAKRRSSGVRGSNRGRFTGESPELLQDYFREMTLIRRFEERAAQGYTQAKIGGYCHLNLGEEATVVGLMRALRKTDLLFTNYREHGYAIAKGIEPGRVMAELYGRTTGTSKGWGGSMHMFDVESGLLGGYGIVGGQIPLATGAALAIDYRSGDQVVMCQMGDGTTNIGAFHEALNIAALWNLPVVFVVVNNQLGMGTTVDKSSAEPELFKRAAAYKMPGERVDGNDVLAVRDAATRLVEQARNGGGPALLECVSERLKGHSVVDPAKYRSEESVAKAKAADPVLAFRAQLIEAGVLDEDSAAEIERQAQAEADAAVAFADDSPHPDPSTLFDYTYATPVANDSRRLPADPVF, from the coding sequence ATGGCACAGACGGCCACGCGCAGCAAGCCGTCCACCCGCAGCACCGCCAAGCGGCGCAGCAGCGGGGTACGCGGCTCGAACCGCGGACGCTTCACCGGGGAGTCTCCGGAGCTGCTCCAGGACTACTTCCGGGAGATGACCCTGATCCGCCGCTTCGAGGAGCGCGCGGCGCAGGGCTACACCCAGGCCAAGATCGGCGGGTACTGCCACCTCAACCTCGGTGAGGAGGCCACCGTCGTCGGCCTGATGCGCGCGCTGCGCAAGACCGACCTGCTGTTCACCAACTACCGCGAGCACGGCTACGCCATCGCCAAGGGCATCGAGCCCGGCCGCGTGATGGCCGAGCTCTACGGCCGCACCACCGGCACCTCCAAGGGCTGGGGCGGCTCGATGCACATGTTCGACGTGGAGTCCGGGCTGCTCGGCGGCTACGGCATCGTCGGCGGCCAGATCCCGCTGGCCACCGGTGCCGCGCTGGCCATCGACTACCGCTCCGGCGACCAGGTCGTGATGTGCCAGATGGGCGACGGCACCACCAACATCGGTGCCTTCCACGAGGCGCTGAACATCGCGGCGCTGTGGAACCTGCCGGTGGTGTTCGTGGTGGTGAACAACCAGCTCGGCATGGGGACCACAGTGGACAAGTCCTCCGCGGAGCCGGAGCTGTTCAAGCGCGCCGCGGCCTACAAGATGCCCGGCGAGCGGGTGGACGGCAACGACGTGCTGGCGGTCCGCGACGCGGCGACCCGGCTGGTCGAGCAGGCCCGCAACGGCGGCGGCCCGGCCCTGCTGGAGTGCGTCAGCGAACGGCTCAAGGGCCACTCGGTGGTCGACCCGGCCAAGTACCGCAGCGAGGAGTCGGTGGCCAAGGCCAAGGCGGCCGACCCGGTCCTCGCCTTCCGGGCGCAGTTGATCGAGGCGGGTGTGCTGGACGAGGACAGCGCCGCGGAGATCGAGCGCCAGGCGCAGGCCGAGGCCGACGCGGCGGTCGCGTTCGCCGACGACAGCCCGCACCCGGACCCGTCCACGCTGTTCGACTACACCTACGCCACGCCGGTCGCCAACGACTCCCGACGCCTCCCCGCCGACCCGGTCTTCTGA
- a CDS encoding M20 family metallopeptidase, which translates to MTKPVQPDDSYLRAVSAATERAVAAAEPLRSAHAGADEALCAEVEERVDGHADDLVALSRDLHAHPEEGFAEHRSAGQVADLLRRHGHEVEVGVGGLDTALRASVGSTGPHVAVLAEYDALPGIGHGCGHNVICSAAVGAFLAAATAVSATGGRVSLLGTPAEEGGGGKEHLARAGLFDDVDAVVMLHPFSHDIADHPFLGRRQVEVVFHGVAAHAAAQPFMGRNALDAVVLTYQGVAALRQHVPSTDRVHGIITDGGKRPNVVPDRAAALFYVRSAEPGSLRDLAARIESIAHGAAAMTGCGVELNWDTNPAYLPIRHNQVLAARWAEHQSRRGRTSLPRGVVPEYLTGSTDLGNISYRVPSIHPMIGLGDPNLSLHTEEFAAAAGSEAGDRAVLDGAAGLALTAVDYLADATLREAVHAEFDAAGGPLDVPAFFD; encoded by the coding sequence GTGACGAAGCCTGTGCAGCCGGACGACTCCTACCTCCGCGCCGTGTCCGCCGCCACCGAGCGGGCGGTCGCGGCGGCCGAACCCCTCCGCTCCGCCCACGCCGGGGCCGACGAGGCGCTGTGCGCCGAGGTCGAGGAGCGGGTGGACGGCCACGCGGACGACCTCGTCGCGCTCAGCCGCGACCTCCACGCGCACCCGGAGGAGGGGTTCGCCGAGCACCGCTCGGCCGGCCAGGTCGCCGACCTGCTTCGTCGCCACGGGCACGAGGTCGAGGTGGGCGTCGGCGGGCTGGACACCGCGCTGCGCGCGTCCGTCGGGTCCACCGGGCCGCACGTCGCCGTGCTGGCCGAGTACGACGCGCTGCCGGGCATCGGCCACGGCTGCGGGCACAACGTCATCTGCTCGGCGGCGGTGGGCGCGTTCCTGGCCGCCGCGACCGCGGTGAGCGCGACCGGGGGCCGGGTGAGCCTGCTCGGCACCCCCGCCGAGGAGGGCGGGGGCGGCAAGGAGCACCTGGCGCGGGCGGGCCTGTTCGACGACGTCGACGCGGTGGTGATGCTGCACCCGTTCTCGCACGACATCGCCGACCACCCGTTCCTCGGCCGCCGGCAGGTCGAGGTGGTGTTCCACGGCGTGGCCGCGCACGCCGCCGCGCAGCCGTTCATGGGGCGCAACGCCCTCGACGCGGTGGTGCTGACCTACCAGGGCGTCGCGGCGCTGCGCCAGCACGTGCCGTCCACGGACCGGGTGCACGGGATCATCACCGACGGCGGCAAGCGGCCCAACGTGGTCCCCGACCGCGCCGCCGCGCTGTTCTACGTGCGCTCCGCCGAACCCGGGTCGCTGCGCGACCTGGCCGCCCGGATCGAGTCCATCGCGCACGGCGCAGCGGCCATGACGGGCTGCGGCGTGGAGTTGAACTGGGACACCAACCCGGCCTACCTGCCGATCCGGCACAACCAGGTGCTGGCCGCGCGCTGGGCCGAGCACCAGTCGCGGCGCGGCCGGACGTCGTTGCCGCGCGGCGTGGTCCCGGAGTACCTGACCGGCTCGACGGACCTCGGCAACATCAGCTACCGGGTGCCGTCGATCCACCCGATGATCGGCCTCGGCGACCCGAACCTCTCGCTGCACACCGAGGAGTTCGCCGCCGCGGCGGGCAGCGAGGCGGGGGACCGGGCGGTGCTCGACGGCGCGGCCGGCCTGGCGCTGACCGCCGTGGACTACCTGGCCGACGCGACGCTGCGCGAGGCGGTCCACGCCGAGTTCGACGCCGCGGGCGGCCCGCTCGACGTCCCCGCCTTCTTCGACTGA
- a CDS encoding pyruvate dehydrogenase complex dihydrolipoamide acetyltransferase: MTEIQMPRLSDTMEEGVVSTWRKKVGDQVSRGDVVAEIETDKALMELEAYDDGVLEKILVEEGATVPIGTPIAVLGDGSGAAAESAPTPAPAAQTPAPAEAPAPAEPAEPAPAPAPAAPAERGSKPKASPLAKAVAKEKGVDLSTVQGTGPGGRIIRADIEAAAAAAASAPAAPEPAATPAAPVASEDVEEVPLNKIQKVSAKRLTESKQQAPHFYLTSAIDVTDLLAFRGTLNERLQAAGGPKVSVNDLIVKAVATALRANPSVNVSFAGDKLLRHKRINLGIAVAIEDGLVVPVVKDADRKSVSEIAAESRELAGRAREGKLKLDEMSGGTFSISNLGMFGIEQFSAVINPPEAAILAVGAARDEVQVRDGEFVARKVLRVTLSADHRAVDGAVGAAFLQQLTSLLEDPLRIIA; encoded by the coding sequence ATGACTGAGATCCAAATGCCGAGGCTCTCCGACACCATGGAGGAGGGCGTTGTCTCGACCTGGCGCAAGAAGGTCGGCGACCAGGTCAGCCGTGGCGACGTGGTGGCCGAGATCGAGACCGACAAGGCCCTCATGGAGCTGGAGGCCTACGACGACGGGGTGCTGGAGAAGATCCTCGTCGAGGAGGGCGCCACGGTGCCGATCGGCACCCCGATCGCGGTCCTCGGCGACGGCTCCGGCGCGGCGGCGGAGTCCGCCCCCACCCCGGCGCCCGCCGCCCAGACCCCGGCCCCCGCCGAGGCTCCGGCCCCCGCCGAGCCCGCGGAGCCCGCGCCGGCGCCCGCCCCGGCCGCGCCCGCCGAGCGGGGCAGCAAGCCGAAGGCGTCGCCGCTGGCCAAGGCGGTCGCCAAGGAGAAGGGCGTGGACCTCTCCACCGTGCAGGGCACCGGCCCGGGCGGGCGGATCATCCGCGCCGACATCGAGGCCGCTGCTGCGGCGGCCGCGAGCGCTCCGGCCGCGCCCGAACCCGCGGCCACCCCGGCCGCTCCGGTGGCGAGCGAGGACGTCGAGGAGGTCCCGCTCAACAAGATCCAGAAGGTCAGCGCCAAGCGCCTGACGGAGAGCAAGCAGCAGGCGCCGCACTTCTACCTGACCAGCGCCATCGACGTCACCGACCTGCTGGCGTTCCGCGGCACGCTCAACGAGCGGCTGCAGGCCGCGGGCGGCCCGAAGGTCAGCGTCAACGACCTGATCGTCAAGGCGGTGGCCACCGCGCTGCGCGCGAACCCGTCGGTGAACGTCTCGTTCGCCGGGGACAAGCTGCTGCGGCACAAGCGGATCAACCTCGGCATCGCGGTGGCGATCGAGGACGGTCTGGTGGTGCCGGTGGTCAAGGACGCCGACCGCAAGAGCGTCTCGGAGATCGCCGCGGAGAGCCGGGAGCTGGCCGGGCGCGCCCGCGAGGGCAAGCTGAAGCTGGACGAGATGTCCGGCGGCACCTTCTCGATCTCCAACCTGGGCATGTTCGGCATCGAGCAGTTCAGCGCGGTGATCAACCCGCCGGAGGCGGCGATCCTGGCCGTCGGCGCGGCCCGCGACGAGGTGCAGGTTCGCGACGGCGAGTTCGTGGCCCGCAAGGTCCTGCGCGTGACGCTGTCGGCCGACCACCGCGCGGTGGACGGCGCGGTCGGCGCGGCGTTCCTGCAGCAGCTGACCTCGCTGCTCGAGGACCCGCTGCGCATCATCGCCTGA
- a CDS encoding EI24 domain-containing protein, whose translation MSSFLTGARALGTGFGVLVRRPKLLLLGALPALISAVLLLGSLGTLIYFSSDLVTWMTPFADGWGDLGRRALRILLGVALVGAAALLASVSFIAVTLLVGGPFYEHIAEEVEDELGLDTSDDGAGVLTQVGRGVRDSVKLVLIALVGAVVLFAVGFVPVVGQVAGVVLGALFGAWLVTLEMVGLVFARRGLGLADRRAALRRHRAATYGFGLPTYLLCLVPVLQLVVIPSAVVGGALLAHQVLGTAPRTVPQG comes from the coding sequence ATGAGCTCGTTCCTGACCGGGGCCCGCGCGCTGGGCACCGGTTTCGGCGTCCTCGTGCGCCGCCCGAAGCTGCTGCTCCTCGGCGCACTGCCCGCGCTGATCAGTGCCGTGCTGCTGCTGGGCTCCCTGGGCACGCTGATCTACTTCAGCAGCGACCTGGTCACCTGGATGACGCCGTTCGCCGACGGCTGGGGCGACCTCGGTCGCCGGGCGCTGCGCATCCTGCTCGGCGTGGCGCTGGTGGGGGCGGCCGCGCTGCTGGCCTCGGTGTCGTTCATCGCGGTCACGCTGCTCGTCGGCGGGCCGTTCTACGAGCACATCGCCGAGGAGGTCGAGGACGAGCTGGGGCTGGACACCTCCGACGACGGCGCGGGCGTGCTGACGCAGGTCGGACGCGGCGTGCGGGACTCGGTGAAGCTGGTGCTGATCGCGCTGGTCGGCGCGGTCGTGCTGTTCGCGGTCGGGTTCGTCCCGGTGGTGGGGCAGGTCGCCGGGGTGGTGCTCGGCGCGCTGTTCGGGGCCTGGCTGGTCACCCTCGAGATGGTCGGTCTGGTCTTCGCGCGGCGCGGTCTGGGGCTGGCCGACCGGCGCGCGGCGCTGCGCCGGCACCGGGCCGCGACCTACGGCTTCGGCCTGCCGACCTACCTGCTCTGCCTCGTCCCGGTGCTGCAGCTGGTGGTGATCCCGTCGGCCGTGGTGGGCGGAGCGCTGCTGGCGCACCAGGTGCTCGGGACGGCGCCGCGGACCGTTCCGCAGGGCTGA